The stretch of DNA TTGATTTATATCTATTTTGCATAAATGAGAAATAAAATAGAAAACGGAAAATTAGACTTCAATGCTTTGATTGTAAGCATATTGAAATTTTCCTTTGAATAGTATTTTTTTAAATCAACCACTAATACAAAAGCGAGCCTTGTCTAAAATTAGATAGGATTCGCTTTTGTGTTTATTTGAAATATTGCAGAAGTTAGCAGTTATTTATAAAATTCAATAAGTATCATGTCCATATCAACCGAATCAGAACTCACAGGAATGCAGGTCATTAGCCAAGCGGTTGCCATCACCCTAAAAAAAATGAGAGAACATGCCAAAGTAGGCATGACTGCTAAAGAATTAGATGATTTTGGCGGCGAAATTTTGAACAGTTTGGGAGCGAAATCTGCGCCAAAATTGACGTATGGTTTCCCAGGATGGACGTGTATTTCTGTCAATAACGAGGCAGCACATGGTATTCCTTCTGCCAAAAAAATCTTGAAAGAAGGCGATTTGGTAAACATCGACGTATCTGCCGAATTGAATGGTTTTTGGGCAGATAACGGTGGATCGTTTGTTTTGGGGCGGGATATTTACCGTCATCAACCGCTTGTAGATGCTTCTAAGCAAATTTTGTGGAAAGCTATCAACCGCATCAAATCAGGAGTAAAAATTGCAGATATTGGACATCTTGTAGAAACCGAAGCAAAACGCAAGGGTTATAAGGTCATAGAAAATCTTGCAGGACATGGTGTTGGTAGAAGTTTGCACGAATATCCTCACCACATATTGAACTATCGAGATCCAACGAATCGCCACCGTTTTAAGAAAAACATGGTGGTTGCCATCGAAACTTTTATTTCTACCCGCTCGACTTGTGCAGTGACATTGAAGGATGGATGGACAATGGTTGGAGACAAAGGTGGTTTTGTGACACAACACGAACACACCATTGTAGTGACCGATCGTGCGCCGATTATTTTGACAAAAGCAAATGAAATATGGAACTAATAATGATTAAGTCTCTTTTTGTAGAACCCCTAAATCGTTTCCTATGAACAAAGAAGAAATAAATCTTTTGAGAGCAGATTTATTTCGTCATTTGGACGGAATCGTTACCGCACCAACTGCCTATGCTTTACATCAAAAGGGCGTTTTGGAATACATCCTACAAGAACAAAAAACGTCTTTGCAGCAGTTAACGGATACCTTCAATGCCAATGAAGGATATTTGAACATTGCCCTTAGAGTCTTGGCTTCACAAGGTTGGCTCGACTATGAAATCATTGGAAACGATGTGATACAATTGAAGGTCAATGACAGCAGTGCCACTGCTTTTGACTTGATTCCTCTGTATAAAGATGTGGTAGAATTGATGGGTTATTCGGGTAAATTTCACCACAGAAAATTTGCCAAAGAACCTTTTTTGTTTTTGGAGCGCATCTTCAAAAAATACCAACAGCATTATGGAGTCGCATTTTCGCAAGATGAATCCATCTTGAACCTGCAATGGCAAGTCTTGAAGCACATTGAAGGAATCATGGTTGGGCCTACCATCGTTGCTTTGGGAATGAGTGGAATGTTTCACAAGTATTTTATGGAAGCGTCTTTTAAGCCCGAAGAATTTCACCAAGACCCAGAGAGTTTTCAGCGTATGTTGGATATGTTTGCCTTTTTGGGATGGTTCAAAAAAAGAAATGATACCTATAGTTTTACAGAGAAGGGTTTGTTTTATGCCAAACGTGCGAGTGCTTATGGCGTGACGGTTTCTTACATTCCAACTTTTAGAAACGTTGAGGAATTGATTTTTGGCAATCCCAATGTTTTGTGGAATGTACCTTCAGGAGCGCAAGAAATACACGTAGATCGGGAAATGAATGTGTGGGGAAGTGGCGGCGCACATACGACTTACTTCAAAAAAATTGACGAAATCATCATTGACCTTTTCAATCAGCCTATTGATTTACAGCCCAAAGGAATTGTAGATATGGGCTGCGGCAATGGTGCATTTTTGATTCACCTTTTTGATGTGATCGAACACCGAACCTTGCGAGGTACAATGTTGGAAGAACATCCTCTTTTTTTAGTGGGTGCAGATTACAACAAAGCAGCATTGAAGGTAACGAGAGGTAATTTAATTCAAGCCGATATTTGGGCGAAGGTGATTTGGGGTGACATCGGACGACCTGATTTTTTGGCAAAAGACCTGCAAGAAAATTATGGTATTCAACTGCAAGAGCTTCTCAATGTGCGTACTTTTCTGGACCACAACCGAATATGGGAAACCCCCA from Chitinophagales bacterium encodes:
- a CDS encoding class I SAM-dependent methyltransferase; the protein is MNKEEINLLRADLFRHLDGIVTAPTAYALHQKGVLEYILQEQKTSLQQLTDTFNANEGYLNIALRVLASQGWLDYEIIGNDVIQLKVNDSSATAFDLIPLYKDVVELMGYSGKFHHRKFAKEPFLFLERIFKKYQQHYGVAFSQDESILNLQWQVLKHIEGIMVGPTIVALGMSGMFHKYFMEASFKPEEFHQDPESFQRMLDMFAFLGWFKKRNDTYSFTEKGLFYAKRASAYGVTVSYIPTFRNVEELIFGNPNVLWNVPSGAQEIHVDREMNVWGSGGAHTTYFKKIDEIIIDLFNQPIDLQPKGIVDMGCGNGAFLIHLFDVIEHRTLRGTMLEEHPLFLVGADYNKAALKVTRGNLIQADIWAKVIWGDIGRPDFLAKDLQENYGIQLQELLNVRTFLDHNRIWETPNEKTPNRMSASTGAFAFRGKRISNADVEDNLREHLQRWTPYVEKFGLLVIELHTIAPSLTAKNIGRTAATAYDATHGFSDQYIVEIEVFHKMAAEAGLFPVKKHFSRFPNSDLGTVSINLLKARG
- the map gene encoding type I methionyl aminopeptidase; the encoded protein is MSISTESELTGMQVISQAVAITLKKMREHAKVGMTAKELDDFGGEILNSLGAKSAPKLTYGFPGWTCISVNNEAAHGIPSAKKILKEGDLVNIDVSAELNGFWADNGGSFVLGRDIYRHQPLVDASKQILWKAINRIKSGVKIADIGHLVETEAKRKGYKVIENLAGHGVGRSLHEYPHHILNYRDPTNRHRFKKNMVVAIETFISTRSTCAVTLKDGWTMVGDKGGFVTQHEHTIVVTDRAPIILTKANEIWN